Part of the Cydia pomonella isolate Wapato2018A chromosome 5, ilCydPomo1, whole genome shotgun sequence genome is shown below.
TACGTTAGTAGTAtcaaatttgaatgtaaatttaatTCTTGCAGGTAATTTTTATGCCGCGGAGATAGTATCGGCTTTGGAGTATCTTCACGCGCGGAACATCGTGTACCGCGATCTGAAGCCCGAGAACCTGCTGCTGGCGAAGGATGGGCATTTGAAGATCACGGACTTCGGGTTCGCGAAAAAGCTCACGGACCGGACGTGGACGCTCTGCGGCACTCCGGAATATTTGGCGCCGGAAATCATACAGAGTAAAGGACATAATAAGGCTGTGGATTGGTGGGCGTTAGGTAAGGCTTCCTTATttaaaacctttattttaaaactaggtATTTGTTGTTAGGGTAGTCGCATCGTTCCATTTCGAGTTCATGTCTATATAAACGAGTAAATACATATGTTTTCTTGGTTttaaagcgcgcggttgttttatgcaataaacgcagcgttgaacgcatgcgttaacaaaatgtaggaaaaatgacaatgcgcttaccgctgcgtttaccgcgtaaaacaatgTAGTGTCATTACATTATCTGATGTAAAATGGGTGTGCGGCAAGCGTATTCTATTGAACGCTGagtttatcgcataaaacaatcGCGCGCTTAAGATTTGATTATCACTAGTCATTGTATTACTAATTAGtgttattgtatataatataacaaaaacatatatCTACCTACTTTAAAATAGCTCCATTAGCCGAGTACTTATCGCTAGAGAACGTGTCATTATAACAAGTTAACTGCTATCAACAGTCACGCGGCAGCAGCTGTTGTCCTATGCTACGGCTTTTTTTATCGCTTatcctttattattattgaaatatatagtTACCAATATAGTTTTagctttatttacttaatttttagggttccgtagccaataaaagtaaatattctgGGGGATGGGTTTTCACTCCAtataactaaaagtaaaaaaaaccggccaagagcatgtctggcctcgctcagtgtagggttccgtagttactcttccacgtcacaataagctaaactggagcttaaagtatagtaaattgttaaccaagggatgaaacggtacctttcacgcgaattaaacaaataggcaaatttgcataatcagtacctaattaaagtaagtctttttactataaaggggaaactttttgcgataactcaaaatcagctaaactgatcatgtccgctatagttttcatttaatgtctttcttaagctctatttccacgatttttttcatattttttggacctatggttcaaaagttagagggggggacacatttttttttttctttcggagcgattatctccgaatatattcactttatcaaaaaatgtttgttaaagacccctattagttttgaaagacctttccaacgataccccacacggtagggttgaagcaaaaaaaaaaaattcacccccactttacgtgtagaggaggtgccctcaaaaaaattaaatttttagattttattgtacgactttgtcggctttattgatttatatatccatgccgaattttagctttctagcactaacgaccacggagcaaagcctcggacagacagacagacggacatggcgaaactataagggttcctagttgactacggaaccctaaaaacagacaCACACACGCGCGAGTCAGTTCtacttacaattaataaaatttgaatagcAGTAGCCCTCACACCAGatcaataagaaaataaagttgAATTAATATTCCATTACAATTATTTTGAACATGTTCGATTGAGCCATTACTGAGATTTTCCAAAATAAACTGCTTATTATTATATGACTTAAGTACCGCGAATATACTTATGACCCTTTGCTTGTATGGCATTTTTACATAGTATGAAAGTACAGAACCCTCCTTTATGTGTGGTCCAACACGCGATTGGCCGTATTTAGAAATTTGCTGATGAAAATGACATACTGACATTTGAGACGCGACGCCAATGGGTGAaataaaatttgcaaaaaaatataggcCTAAAAGTCGAAAACTGAAGCGGAGCCGGTTTTACTCGTATGCTAATGTATGTTTCCGCGATTAATGTCTTGATAACTGCATAATTAAAATACGACTCTTTATATTACCGCTGCGATTATGTAAATTTTGGCCCTACTAAAACAAACACACACAAAGccgtttatttaataaacaatgtCCAAAGAAATTTGACAAGTATAACTAATCGAAACATTAGAAAGTAATTGCAACTGTTGAAATCTATGAGTAAGCATTcagttaacaaaaaatatttaatcaataTAACCAAATAATACGTGATAGCTTATAAACAAGCTAAATTTGtgactacggaaggtggagataaggaacgaaatctccatgtaccaaaagtgtcatcaaaaaactttaaataggtggcgctacaatacctagagtacttgaacaaaaaaatctaatcatacacagcgcaattcactacgtcaataacgcctaggttcttagctactctagcgctactctggagagatttggagctattatttatagctgacaactgtacacttttgcaacagttctaccatatgagatgccactcctcttaattccacactccatatttgTGGTAAAGGTCTTTCGCCGAATTCGATTTTCGATTTTACAGATGTCATTAGGTAtgacgttcggatgtcaactgcagagctgcattactgttgcggcatcGTTTTTGTGGAGTGATGCTCGCTGCCCCATTACTACCGCGATTATTTCGTTaattccgtcactcattttatcaaggaaattgacaaatACAGCGCcggcaacaacgacgccgcaacagtaatgcagctgcagtcgaCACTCGAACGTCACCTTAATGCTACTAAGCGAAGAAGAAACGGCTTCTTGGTCTAGTCGGTGGTAACCAGTATGACCCTGCGCACGAAACTGAAGCtcattttgatttgtgttgtaGGCGTTGAGATCGATCGGTCGTAGCAATTCACTCGGCGCGCTgtggatatatataatattcatttaccACTCTTGCCTGCTGCCACCGACAGTTTAATGCGGTGTTATGATCCTATCTGTACTGAGATAATGGAGCTGCCAAGcaatttgttaaaataatttacttacatgtaatgtaatgtgtcttGACGTCCACCATATACCTAGATACTCAAGTCTAAAGCTCCttgaagctgtaaaaaaatcaaacttctaagataacgtaaaaaaaaatatgatcgtTTATGTCGCGAAAAACGTATAATTTGACACTTTCCATTTGGTgtttcccgttgacctagaaatATGAAGTTAGACAAGTAATACCTTTTTACACTATaggaaaaaaatctcaaaactgtaagtttgtaaaaaaaattgaaaatatgttACATTTGTACGGAACTATccgtgggcgagtccaactcgtacttgtccggtttctataaatatacctacgcCATACTTCCATACATTTATGATTTTCATGTTAATGATATTTTAGTAAATTGGGTTCATGAGCGCGTTATAATGTGCTTTTGTCGGTTATTTTCAGGTGTACTCATTTACGAGATGCTTGTTGGTTACCCGCCGTTCTACGATGAGAACCCCTTCGGTATCTACGAGAAAATCCTCAACGGACGGGTGGAGTGGCCGCGGCACCTCGACCCTGTTGCGAAGGATATTATAAAGAAACTACTCGTACAAGACAGAACTAAGAGACTTGGAAATATGAAGGTAATTTATCATATGAAACTGTTAACAAAATCGTCTACAAAAATAACTGTAGTAATTCGGTTGCGACAACCGTGTGTGTAGTTGTAGTAAACTGTATATTCCGACATTCAAATCTTTTGATCTAGCAACGATGCTTTGTAATGAATGTTGCTGAAAAACAAATATAACCTTGTGTAAATGAAATGGTAGGTAAAGAACGCCTAAAGACACAGTAACATCACAGATATGGTGAAGAAACTCTTTCAGAAATCGATATTGAAGTGGCATAGTTATTACGTGGTTATTGCTGTGTACACACACGCGTGTTTACATTGGGGCGGAAAATATCTTTTAGCCTTGCGCTTGACCCGTTGTCTTAAAATTACCTATGCGCTACGAGAATTATCGGTGTCTAGGCGGAAAGATGATAGGTTGTTGTCTTTTGTATGCTTTGTATGTAAAAATCAGGTTCATGtgcactaaaaatatttttttcggagCTATGATGTTGGCCGCTTTCCAGCCGATTCCATATATAACTTCTAATCTTACACTTGACAACTTGTCTGTAGGAGTTTTTTAAAGGTTGATTTAGACTCATCTGTACAAGGTCTTGATAAGGTTGATATTAGTCAAACTGTCACGTTTATAAACCAGGCATTTGTAATTAATGCATggaaactaattttattttaggatCTAAAGTATATAGTATTTTTTCATGTATGTAGTTTcatcatatttattaaaattacaaaaaatatatgtacagtacatatggtgctactttaccgcagtagtgcgcaaattagcatattacgttactgtgtcaaacatttaaagggccatatgtactgtaaaacgttgtacgatacatgtgcgaataggtaattcgcaactcgtgtcgatttaatttatcgccactcgttttgaatttcctattttcacacttgtatcgtaatgtactattgaaaaatcgttttaataacaatcttacacaaatcgacctagtgtCAAACTAGTTACCTACGAGTAGTATAGTAGCAGCAGTAATATTTGTGTTTTGATAAATGAAATATTGCACATGTATTACctaaagtacttaaatacacacGAAAACAAACATTTAGCATTGATACGagtaacattacattaaatgTTGCTGAATGTCAATTGTAGAAAAACCCGTTCATTCGAGTTAAATAAACCAACACACCAAtccaaatattaataaaatttaataattttataataactagggaaccataaatattttacttattatttttctttagtaattatatatacgACATCTATTACAGTTTATAATTTTGTACGAAatttataagaaataaataataaatattacttatagggaatattcttacacaaatagaAGGCTTGTGgtgtggatactcagacaacgatataaatatataatatacaaataaaaagttgATCCAGTCAGTAGTTACCTATATTTTagagataaaaattaaatcggtCAAGACCATAACATAACTCATGGAAAATATCATTTAGACATGTAGTAAGCTCGGCATAAACCGGAAAAATACCTACTCAATTCCAAAGAAAAACTTTCAATTTACCAAGTCAATGTAATTAGATCATTCTATTCCCATCGAGTGAGGTCCGATGATCGTTAGTTTGGAATCGGCTGCAGTTTCTAGTGGTTTGTTTTCTCCGAGCTTTTTGCCGCGGGCCGGTTGCGCGTCACCGCGATGTCACCATGTCGCCGCGATGTTTAGAAAGCCATCCATCAGGCGGTTAGCGGCGACATTAAACAGTCGCCACTACCACTGACTTATGTCTCGACGCAAATACGCGCACCATGTTTCTACCCAGCCAATCTAGATAAGTGAGCTAGCCATCAGTAAGGTGGCCGCCCCGATGGCATGCACAATCCAAAACGTGTTCAATAAACCACGGGAGAGAGCCACTGGCGGTTAGCTTGAGGCGACATTAAATGATAAAAGTATAATATGCATCTGAACGAATCTTTAGTATCTaactattaaaaacaaaataaaacaaacacacaaacaaatgtAAGAATTTTggcaacaaatacaaatattttaaataaataagttaaaaaaaatggcgAAGAAAATGCTAACTATCACTCGTGCAAACAAGACGACTCAGCTGTGACTAGTGTCTCATAACGTCCTCGATAGGCGCATTCTTATAAATAGTAATAGTAGTGGCATATTACGTCACTTCGAAGTCATccattttattcttatttacgAGGCTAGTGTACCGATAAACAATGATGCTCTAATTCCTTTAGTCGTAATCGAGCCCGAATCTGTGGCAGTGACTGTTTAAAAGATCAATACAGCTGACTTGATTTATGACTCTTGGAGATCTTTCTTAGTTTGTAGTAAgtgtttgttttcttcataTTGCAGTGCGGTTCAGAAGACGTAAAAAGACACAGATGGTTCAAGAATATCGATTGGGCCGATGTGTTCATGAAGAAAATGCAGGTAATTAGTTATTTAACATCACCTGGCTTTTTTATGTCGAGTCCATGTTTctctatatattatttataattgcaTTACGTATTATAGGTACCTAGTCTAAAGGGATTAGAAGTCATttgaaagtaaatataatttcaattacCAAGATAAAATTCCAGGCGAACTGAATAATTTATAACATTAGATCAACATGTGTCTCCAACCATATTGTTTATGTGCAGCCTCCCATCATGCCGACGGTGTCGTACGAGGGCGACACGTCCAACTTCGATGAATACACCGAGACGG
Proteins encoded:
- the LOC133517719 gene encoding cAMP-dependent protein kinase catalytic subunit 3-like is translated as MMMASAKLVRECSSDLSSDVRSLSMSSTEEHDSTTTESEFSEEEKEYELDDLQILKTIGTGTFGRVCLCRDKAADEYLAMKILSMADVIRLKQVDHVMNEKNILAEINHPFIVNLRWWTHDDSCIYMLFDYVSGGELFTYLRSAGRFSNTTGNFYAAEIVSALEYLHARNIVYRDLKPENLLLAKDGHLKITDFGFAKKLTDRTWTLCGTPEYLAPEIIQSKGHNKAVDWWALGVLIYEMLVGYPPFYDENPFGIYEKILNGRVEWPRHLDPVAKDIIKKLLVQDRTKRLGNMKCGSEDVKRHRWFKNIDWADVFMKKMQPPIMPTVSYEGDTSNFDEYTETDWKAARALDPDELKLFANF